The Chroicocephalus ridibundus chromosome 2, bChrRid1.1, whole genome shotgun sequence genome includes a region encoding these proteins:
- the LOC134511010 gene encoding zinc finger protein 260-like produces the protein MHHWVQGTAAMKDLVKRVVLKTHPCQECGKSFSKKGNLKRHQRIHTAEELFTCRECGRRFTTRGHLATHQSIHTGERPFCCGECGRCFRLEICLAAHQKTHAKGGPYLCARCGKSLSTKIYFNIHMRTHREKRPFACTECGKSFVKKGTLTAHKEIHKREKPFKCPDCSRCFGQSATLLAHQKIHLRGGPFICTECGKSLSTKRYFNVHQRNHAKQKLLEGRINGVSLQVIQIKEEPDFAFMSEDNMLENMSREGNVAQGCSIPRNPSNPKSPPWKIQIKEQTDPPTDDTANITAIACQKLHIKEEPPENPDYGKLLDPKMPLMGQGRRFKKEDADGQYDREVPIASNWVLHMKEEPQESIEFGMYYGQKSNLGAIQGIQIKEEPGVEANHHESQSPKRKQKKCYQPTKEEMLENEEKSVSKKDPSAKGAPKGGQIFPCPECGKSFNQKSNLTRHRKIHTSEGPYKCSECGESFRMNRKLICHQRVHMSEPFKCTECGKSFTQRSNLVRHQRIHTKEEPYQCPECEKTFNQKANLFRHQTIHVRMGPCKCTKCGKCFPQKRHLIKHQLLHSRGGAYKCGVCGKRYRLKKYLRRHQKIHTREGTAPCAKQGEATRTGGEPHHTEQTALATMKSEEES, from the coding sequence ATGCACCACTGGGTGCAAGGCACTGCTGCCATGAAGGACTTGGTTAAGCGCGTGGTGCTAAAGACCCACCCGTGTCAGGAGTGCGGCAAATCCTTCAGCAAGAAGGGAAACCTGAAGAGACACCAGCGGATCCACACGGCAGAGGAGCTCTTCACTTGCAGGGAGTGTGGGAGGCGCTTCACCACCCGGGGCCACCTTGCGACCCACCAGAGCATCCACACAGGAGAGAGGCCCTTCTGCTGTGGGGAGTGCGGGCGCTGCTTCCGCCTGGAGATATGCCTGGCCGCCCACCAGAAGACACACGCTAAGGGTGGTCCCTACCTCTGTGCTCGGTGCGGCAAGAGCCTGAGCACAAAGATCTACTTCAACATCCACATGCGGACCCACAGAGAGAAGAGGCCATTCGCCTGCACCGAGTGTGGGAAAAGCTTTGTGAAGAAGGGGACGCTCACGGCCCACAAGGAGATCCACAAGCGAGAGAAGCCCTTCAAATGCCCTGACTGCAGCAGGTGCTTTGGACAAAGTGCCACACTGCTGGCCCACCAGAAGATACACCTCCGCGGGGGACCTTTCATTTGCACGGAGTGTGGGAAGAGCTTGAGCACCAAGCGGTATTTCAACGTCCACCAGAGGAACCATGCTAAGCAAAAGCTACTTGAGGGACGCATCAATGGTGTGTCTCTCCAGGTCATCCAGATTAAAGAGGAGCCTGATTTTGCCTTTATGTCAGAGGACAATATGTTGGAGAATATGTCCCGGGAAGGCAATGTAGCCCAGGGGTGCAGCATACCTAGAAACCCATCTAATCCAAAAAGCCCTCCTTGGAAAATCCAGATAAAGGAGCAAACAGACCCACCCACTGATGACACAGCAAACATTACTGCGATAGCCTGCCAGAAACTTCACATCAAGGAAGAGCCACCAGAAAACCCGGACTATGGAAAGCTCTTGGATCCAAAGATGCCACTGATGGGTCAGGGGAGACGGTTTAAGAAGGAAGATGCTGATGGGCAGTATGATCGGGAAGTCCCTATAGCCAGTAACTGGGTGCTCCATATGAAGGAAGAACCACAGGAAAGCATTGAATTTGGGATGTATTATGGGCAGAAGTCAAACCTCGGTGCTATCCAGGGGATCCAAATTAAAGAGGAACCTGGTGTGGAGGCCAACCACCACGAGAGCCAGAGCccaaagaggaagcagaagaaatgctATCAGCCTACCAAAGAGGAGATGCTGGAGAACGAGGAGAAATCTGTGTCCAAGAAAGATCCCTCAGCAAAAGGAGCTCCCAAGGGCGGACAGATATTCCCCTGCCCTGAGTGCGGGAAGAGTTTCAATCAGAAATCAAACCTGACCAGACACAGGAAGATTCACACGAGCGAGGGGCCGTACAAGTGCAGCGAGTGCGGGGAGAGCTTCCGCATGAACCGCAAGCTGATCTGCCACCAGCGAGTCCACATGAGTGAGCCCTTCAAATGCACCGAGTGTGGGAAGAGCTTCACCCAGCGGTCAAACCTGGTTCGGCATCAGAGGATTCACACCAAGGAGGAGCCCTACCAGTGCCCTGAGTGCGAGAAGACCTTCAACCAGAAGGCCAACCTGTTCCGGCACCAAACAATCCATGTCCGCATGGGGCCTTGCAAGTGCACCAAGTGTGGGAAATGCTTCCCTCAGAAGCGTCATCTTATTAAACACCAGCTTCTCCATTCCCGAGGTGGGGCCTACAAGTGTGGGGTGTGTGGGAAGCGCTACCGGCTGAAAAAGTACCTGAGGAGGCATCAGAAAATCCACACACGGGAAGGAACTGCTCCCTGTGCAAAACAGGGGGAGGCCACAAGGACCGGCGGTGAACCCCACCACACTGAGCAGACAGCTCTGGCCACCATGAAGAGTGAAGAGGAGAGCTGA